The DNA sequence AACAATTAGATTCAGAAAACATAATATGGAAAGATCTGGATTTTTCGTCTAAACCTTATGAAAATTATCCCAAAAGCCTGGATTGGTTTGGAGATGGTTCGGTAGTTTTCGTGCCTATGGAAGGTCATACTGCCGGAGATATCGGGATGTTCTTGAATTTACCTTCTGGAAAAAGATTCTTTTTTACAGGCGATATAACCTGGGCCAGAGAAGGTTTTGAAATTCCATCTCATAGAACCAGACTTTTGAGATCCATCGTAGACAGAGACCAGGAGCTTCTAGGAAAGGAAATATACAGAGTACATTCTCTTTTAAAAGTCTATCCAAATCTAGAAGTAGTTCCTGCTCATGATGGAGAAGTGATAGATCGTTTGGGATTATATCCTAAGTGGATTGAATAAGGATCATATGAGTCGTCTCCGGAAAATATCTGGGGGCGACATCTATCATAGGAATTATATATTTCGTCTATGTTTGAGTGCAGGTATTTTTTTACGGACCTTCCGCACTTCTTCCAGATCTATCTCTGTTAAGAGTAATTTTTCTCCTTCTCCTGCATCTCCTAAAATGTTTCCCCAAGGATCTACTACCAATGAATGTCCATAGGTTTCTCTTCCTTTTAGATGGATTCCTGTTTGAGCAGGAGCAAATATAAAACATTGATTTTCGATCGCCCTTGCTCTGAGTAAAACTTCCCAGTGAGCTTGCCCTGTGATCTTAGTAAATGCGGAAGGAACAAAGATCATTTCCGCATCCTTTTTTATTATTTCGCGAAACAATTCAGGAAAGCGTAGATCGTAACAGATCACAGAGGAGATATTTCCAAGTTCCGGACTTTTATAGGTTTCAGGAACGATTTGGCCGGATTCTACAGTTCTGGATTCTCTATATTCGATCCCGTCTCCAGGATCGGTATCGAATAAATGGATCTTATGATATTCGAATTTTTCTTTTCCATCCGGTCCAAAGATGATAGAAGTATTAAAAACTTTTCCGTTCGGAGCGGGGCTTGGAAATCCGCCTGCAAGGATAGTTATATTCAGTTTTTTTGATATATCGGAAAGAAGATTTACGGTCTTAGTTGCGATCTCTTCTGCTCTTTCTAATTTCTCCTTTTCGGATCCTAAAAAAGGGAAATTTTCTGGAAGACCGATGAGCTTAGCACCTTCGGAAGCCGCTTCACGAATGAAGTTCTCGGATTTTTGCAAATTTAAGTCTATATCGGTTCCGCTATTTAATTGGATCAGTCCTAAAAGAAAACGGTGCATAGATTCAGTATTCCAGATCCTCGGGCAAAATGCAAAATGATATTCTTTACATTCTGCTTGTCTAAGCGACTTCCCGGAAAAATTTAGGAGAGTATGGCATTCGCGCTGAAAGAATTCAAATCCATCCAAAACTTCTACTCTGGAAAAAAACATAAGGAGAATGTTTGGGCCCTCGTTTATCTTTTGCTCAGATATTTAAGTAGCGGAGAAGGAGCCATCCAAGCAGTCCAAACCTCCTGGCTACAAGGCCTTCCTGAGAATTTGTCGGAAGAAGATAAAAAAGAAGCTTCCGAAAAAGTTTTGGAACTTGCGGACCTTCTACTGGAAGCGTTACGTTCTTGGAGAGATTTAGCGGATGAAGAAGGTTCCGAGTCCGTAATGGAAGATGTGTTGGAACTTGGACAATCTGTTTTGATGGAAACAAAAGAGATGGGAGAATTTTCGGCGCTAGTACGAGAAGAATCCTTGGATATTATTTCCGACCTATGTTTGGTATGTGGAGTAGAGGTCCCAAAAGCGGGTTATAAAAAGATAGATCTTTCTGCCTTTGATGATTCTGATATCGCAGAAGAAGTAGAAGAATGGATTATCGCACTTTCTTCTTTTGAAAAAGCAGAAGAAGCTTCCGACTTGGAAGACGGGTTTTTGGTTCTTTTTGTGAAGGTGTTTTTGTTTTATATTTTCTTTAAGTAGAAGGTTCTAAGGGAAGTTGAAATTTTCCTTCTAAGATTCCTTGGACGGTCAGGTCTTCGTCCAAGTTTTCCCAACGGAGTGCATGTCCCTTTAATTCTAATTTAACTTCTTGGAGTTGTGAATCCGAGGCGGCTTTCAATAATTTGAATCTGTCGGCCGGAAAGCCTAAAACTCTACCGTCACTCAATTCTAAATAGATCATTCGATGTTCTACCCAAACCTTGATTGCAGGCACATTCGTAATTAGATTATTGCCAGCCGTGGAACTCATTATACGCCTCTAAAAATCGCTCTCTATATTCGAACACCAGCTTTTCGATTTCTCGAATTTCATGATTTTTAAAACCGTAGGCATTGGATTTTGCCACTAGTTTTTGAAAGTTAAGCAAAACCAATTGAATAATGGATTGACCGCCGGAATAGTGATTCCGGCAGATTCTAAAGAAATTTGTCTCTTACAGATTCGTAAAAATATCTTTCACTGCAGTGACAACATCTTCTATATCGCCATCAGTCATGCCTGCGAATAGAGGAAGAGAAAGAGTTCTCTTATACATTGCATCCGCGTTCGGATAATTTTTTCTTTCGAATCCGAATCTTTGGTAGAAAGGATGTTCGTATAGAGGAATAAAATGAAGGCTAGAACCTATATTTCGTTTTTGTAATTCAGAGCATAGGATGTCTCTGTTGATCTTTCCCGGGACGGTATCTACTTCTACTCTAAATAAATGCCAAGAATGTTCTCCGTCGATCGCAGGTAGAGGAAGATGTAAAAAAGGAAGATCTGCAAATTCGGAGCGGTAGATCTCTGCGATTTGGATCCTTCTTCTCCAAAGATCCTCTGCCTCCGCAAGCTGTACGAGGCCGAGTGCCGCAGCGATATCGCTCATATTATATTTATAACCTGGAGAAACTACTTCATAATACCAGCCTGGACGACCGTAAGTTTCTCTGTTAATACCATGAAGTCTCATCAGTTTCATTCTTTCTGCAAAATGAGCATGACGTGTGGTGACCATTCCACCCTCTCCGGTAGTGATCCCTTTAGTAGCATAAAAACTGAATACGGTAAAATCACCGTGGGTTCCGATCTTTTCTCCTTTATGAACTGCGGGGAATGCATGTGCAGAATCCTCGATTACATAAAGATGATATTCTTTTGCGAGTGAATTGATAGAATCCATATCGCAAACTGCGCCTGCAAGATGCACCGGCATTACTGCGCGTACTGTTTTTCCGGTTTTTTTATGAACCAGATTCCCTTTGGAAAATACACATTCTTTTTCAATAGTTTCCTTTAAGGTGGCTTCAGTCATTAGGTTGAAGATTGGGTCAATATCGGTAAGGATCGGCTCTGCGCCGAAATAACAAACTGTCTCTGCGGTTGCGGTAAATGTTACTGCAGGAACAAGTACTGCATCCTCGGAACAAAGTCCGATGGATTCCAAAGCAAGATGAAGTCCTGCGGTCGCGGAATTCATTGCCAGGGCAAATTCTGCTCCTGTGTATTTTGCAAATTCTTCTTCGAATTCTTTTACTTTTGGTCCTGAGGTGATCCAGCCGGAGCGCAGTACCGCCGCCACTTCTTCGATCGCTTTTTCTGAAATCGAGGGGAGTGCGAAAGGTAAAAACGTTTTTCTTGCTGTGATCATGAGACAAAATCCTCCGGCGCTTCTTTTAGGATCGGAAGATTTCCGGAAAAGATAAGGGGAAAACCTTCAGAATCTTTTTCCGAATTGAAATCCGACGGGGTTTTACTTACCCTGCTCCCGTGGGCGTGACCTTCTCAGAAATTTTGGAAAGAATCCGGATCTTAGACCGGGATGTCTCCGAATTGAACCGTCTGAAGAGCAGACTCCCAGCAGACCGGCCTTATTCTTCCTCCCTTCAAATTTCTTTCGATAAGCAGATCAATAATCTGCTCAACGAAAGGATCCGCCTTTTAGATCTCGAAAT is a window from the Leptospira andrefontaineae genome containing:
- a CDS encoding carbon-nitrogen hydrolase family protein, which produces MHRFLLGLIQLNSGTDIDLNLQKSENFIREAASEGAKLIGLPENFPFLGSEKEKLERAEEIATKTVNLLSDISKKLNITILAGGFPSPAPNGKVFNTSIIFGPDGKEKFEYHKIHLFDTDPGDGIEYRESRTVESGQIVPETYKSPELGNISSVICYDLRFPELFREIIKKDAEMIFVPSAFTKITGQAHWEVLLRARAIENQCFIFAPAQTGIHLKGRETYGHSLVVDPWGNILGDAGEGEKLLLTEIDLEEVRKVRKKIPALKHRRNI
- a CDS encoding DUF2442 domain-containing protein: MSSTAGNNLITNVPAIKVWVEHRMIYLELSDGRVLGFPADRFKLLKAASDSQLQEVKLELKGHALRWENLDEDLTVQGILEGKFQLPLEPST
- a CDS encoding DegT/DnrJ/EryC1/StrS family aminotransferase, with translation MITARKTFLPFALPSISEKAIEEVAAVLRSGWITSGPKVKEFEEEFAKYTGAEFALAMNSATAGLHLALESIGLCSEDAVLVPAVTFTATAETVCYFGAEPILTDIDPIFNLMTEATLKETIEKECVFSKGNLVHKKTGKTVRAVMPVHLAGAVCDMDSINSLAKEYHLYVIEDSAHAFPAVHKGEKIGTHGDFTVFSFYATKGITTGEGGMVTTRHAHFAERMKLMRLHGINRETYGRPGWYYEVVSPGYKYNMSDIAAALGLVQLAEAEDLWRRRIQIAEIYRSEFADLPFLHLPLPAIDGEHSWHLFRVEVDTVPGKINRDILCSELQKRNIGSSLHFIPLYEHPFYQRFGFERKNYPNADAMYKRTLSLPLFAGMTDGDIEDVVTAVKDIFTNL